The DNA sequence TCCCGCTGGAGCGGTACGGCCGGCTCGGCGGGTTCGGCGAGGCGAACGACGCCTACATCGACGTGGCGCTCGAGCTGGGGGAGCGGGCCGTCAAGGCGGCGCTCGAGGAGGCGGGCCTCGCCCCCGGTGAGGTGGACGTCATCGTGTTCTGCTCGTCGACCGGGGTGGCCACGCCGTCGCTCGACTCCCGGCTCGCCCAGCGCGCCGGGCTGCGCCCCGACGTCAAGCGGCTGCCGCTGTTCGGGCTCGGCTGCGCGGGCGGCGCGGCCGGGCTCGCCCGGCTCCACGACTACCTGCGCGGCTGGCCGGACCAGGCCGGGCTGCTGGTGTGCGTGGAGCTGTGCTCGCTGACCGTGCAGCGCGACGACGGCTCGACGGCGAACCTGATCGCCAGCGGCCTGTTCGGGGACGGCGCCGCCGCCGTCGCCGCCGTGGGGGAGGAGCGGCGCGGCCACGGCCCCGGGCCGCGCGTGGTGGCGACGAAGAGCCGCCTCTACCCGGGCACCCGGCACGTGATGGGCTGGCAGGTCGGCGAGTACGGGCTACGGCTCGTGCTCTCCCCCGACCTGGTGGACCTGGTGGAGGCGCGGCTCGCCGGGGACGTGGCCGCGTTCCTCGCCGAGCACGGCCTGCGGGTCGGCGAGGTGCGCTCGTGGATCTGCCACCCGGGCGGCCCGCGCGTGATCGAGACGATCTCCCGGGTGCTCGGCCTGCCGGAGGACGCCCTGGAGATCACCTGGCGCTCGCTGCGCGACGTCGGCAACCTG is a window from the Thermopolyspora flexuosa genome containing:
- a CDS encoding type III polyketide synthase, which translates into the protein MWIQAVRTVLPDHRYRQERITEAVQALLPADPEALRRFHTATGVTGRNLALPLERYGRLGGFGEANDAYIDVALELGERAVKAALEEAGLAPGEVDVIVFCSSTGVATPSLDSRLAQRAGLRPDVKRLPLFGLGCAGGAAGLARLHDYLRGWPDQAGLLVCVELCSLTVQRDDGSTANLIASGLFGDGAAAVAAVGEERRGHGPGPRVVATKSRLYPGTRHVMGWQVGEYGLRLVLSPDLVDLVEARLAGDVAAFLAEHGLRVGEVRSWICHPGGPRVIETISRVLGLPEDALEITWRSLRDVGNLSSVSVLNVLQRTIAHRRPPPGEPAVLLALGPGFAAELVLLRW